From the genome of Ignavibacteriales bacterium, one region includes:
- a CDS encoding ABC transporter six-transmembrane domain-containing protein, producing MRLFQLVQEHRKGIAFVAMLILIENVAWVVEPTLFGNLIDAFLKRAEMKIPADKYAHIIPLIFWITAYLINSGSGTLRRRFETRVFQKIYVELVTKIAESGNKAGLDSSVIAGRAHLSQEYVSFVQYRVPELAEQSIAILGAVIALSFFDWRISVVCLFISIPLIVLSVLYSKNVVKLHSDLHDKFESVYDIFAKKESAQVKTIYQSMATTQEKIATWGAFNFGVMRFVLLLIFLFVLYIAIDLDDFSLGNIYSIVAYLWTFVTSVEYIPELMESRTSLKELSSRLKMDLY from the coding sequence ATGCGTCTATTCCAACTTGTACAGGAACACCGAAAGGGAATCGCTTTCGTTGCAATGCTTATCTTAATTGAAAATGTTGCGTGGGTTGTTGAGCCAACTTTATTTGGAAATTTGATTGATGCGTTTCTTAAAAGAGCAGAGATGAAAATTCCAGCCGATAAGTACGCACATATTATTCCATTAATTTTTTGGATTACTGCTTACTTAATTAATTCCGGAAGCGGAACTTTGCGGCGCAGATTTGAAACGCGTGTATTTCAAAAAATTTATGTTGAGCTTGTTACTAAAATTGCTGAGAGCGGAAACAAAGCCGGGCTCGATAGTTCGGTTATTGCCGGACGCGCCCACCTTTCTCAAGAATATGTTTCATTTGTTCAGTACAGAGTGCCCGAACTTGCCGAGCAATCAATTGCTATTTTAGGTGCTGTTATTGCTCTTTCTTTTTTTGATTGGAGAATTTCAGTTGTATGTCTCTTTATTTCAATTCCTTTAATAGTTTTAAGCGTTTTATATAGCAAAAATGTTGTTAAACTTCATTCAGACCTGCACGATAAATTCGAATCAGTCTATGATATATTTGCTAAAAAAGAGTCTGCACAAGTTAAAACTATATATCAGTCAATGGCGACAACTCAAGAAAAGATTGCTACATGGGGTGCATTTAATTTTGGTGTGATGAGATTTGTCCTTCTCTTAATATTTCTATTCGTTCTCTACATTGCAATTGATCTTGATGATTTTTCTCTTGGAAATATTTATTCAATTGTTGCATACTTATGGACTTTTGTGACATCGGTTGAATACATACCTGAATTAATGGAAAGCAGAACATCCTTAAAGGAATTATCAAGCAGACTTAAAATGGATTTATATTGA
- a CDS encoding KUP/HAK/KT family potassium transporter, with amino-acid sequence MSSKELPGSSLSDLVKAMGLVFGDIGTSPIYTLTVIFVLTPPTPQNVVGILSLIFWTLIILVTVQYTFLAMSLSSKGEGGTIVLKEILHSSLKSGRSMIFVTFLGFVGVSLLMGDGVITPAISILSAVEGLELIPGIGHISQNTVVLITIGISVLLFSVQSRGTDKVASSFGPIMVIWFLSLFLTGFFSLIHNPGIGIALNPYYGINFLVHHGFSGIIVLSEVILCATGGEALYADMGHLGRTPIRRSWYFVFFALVINYFGQGAFIIASGEQRDEQINILFAMVKNQSEFLYIPFLILTLFATIIASQAMISAVFSLVYQGIRTHIFPLMRVKYTSSHIKSQIYIGAVNFGLLIAVILMILVFRGSKNLAAAYGFAVTATMTSSTFFMIWIFSRRKDKLKYFIALFVFVINLVFLLAVFTKIPHGGYWSIIIAMIPFATIFLWTFGNKAVYRSFRSLPIDTYLESFNQLYDTGKYLPGTALFFTKSLDMIPPYMIHCTIRGSIIYEQNILASIVTMDKPFGVQKLFVPEITDGLSGLEIQVGYMERMDVPKILKEANIDPKVMFYGVDDIYAKRPFLKLFAFIKRVTPNFVQFLQLPYQKLHGVITRIEL; translated from the coding sequence ATGAGCTCTAAGGAACTCCCTGGTAGTTCTTTAAGTGACCTTGTAAAGGCTATGGGGTTGGTTTTCGGAGATATCGGAACAAGCCCTATCTATACACTCACGGTAATATTTGTCTTAACTCCACCGACACCTCAAAATGTTGTTGGTATTCTATCGCTTATCTTCTGGACTCTAATAATTCTAGTAACAGTTCAGTATACTTTTCTAGCAATGAGTTTAAGTTCGAAAGGAGAAGGTGGGACAATTGTACTGAAAGAAATTTTACACAGTTCACTCAAGTCAGGCAGATCCATGATCTTCGTTACTTTTTTAGGATTCGTCGGCGTTTCCTTGTTAATGGGTGATGGAGTTATTACACCAGCTATAAGTATTCTTTCTGCTGTCGAAGGTTTGGAATTAATTCCCGGCATAGGTCATATCTCTCAGAACACAGTTGTTCTAATAACTATCGGAATATCGGTTTTGCTTTTTTCAGTTCAATCGCGGGGAACAGATAAAGTTGCTTCTTCATTCGGCCCAATAATGGTGATTTGGTTTCTTTCCCTTTTTCTAACCGGATTCTTTTCGTTGATTCATAATCCCGGGATTGGTATTGCGCTAAACCCTTATTACGGAATTAATTTTTTAGTTCATCACGGATTCAGCGGGATCATTGTACTATCCGAAGTTATATTATGTGCTACAGGAGGAGAAGCACTTTATGCTGATATGGGACATCTGGGAAGAACACCGATAAGACGATCCTGGTATTTTGTCTTCTTCGCGCTTGTTATAAATTATTTTGGGCAAGGAGCGTTTATCATTGCAAGTGGTGAACAACGCGATGAACAAATTAATATTTTGTTCGCCATGGTTAAAAACCAGTCGGAATTTCTTTACATACCGTTTTTAATATTAACATTGTTCGCAACTATAATTGCATCTCAGGCAATGATCAGTGCGGTATTCTCACTTGTCTATCAAGGAATACGAACGCATATTTTTCCTTTGATGAGAGTGAAATACACGTCGAGCCATATTAAATCGCAAATCTATATTGGCGCCGTAAATTTTGGATTACTTATTGCAGTCATATTAATGATTCTGGTATTCAGAGGTTCTAAAAATTTAGCGGCGGCTTACGGATTTGCCGTTACGGCAACAATGACATCCAGCACATTTTTTATGATCTGGATCTTTTCGAGAAGAAAAGATAAACTGAAATATTTTATAGCACTCTTTGTGTTTGTTATTAATCTGGTTTTTTTATTAGCTGTTTTTACAAAGATTCCGCATGGCGGTTATTGGTCAATTATTATTGCTATGATACCATTTGCAACAATCTTTCTTTGGACATTCGGAAACAAAGCTGTTTACCGCTCATTCCGCTCTCTTCCAATTGATACTTACCTTGAAAGTTTCAATCAACTTTATGATACAGGAAAATATTTACCCGGTACGGCTCTCTTTTTTACTAAAAGTTTAGATATGATTCCGCCTTATATGATTCACTGTACAATTCGCGGGAGTATTATTTATGAGCAGAATATTTTAGCGTCAATCGTTACGATGGACAAACCGTTTGGAGTTCAAAAATTATTTGTTCCGGAGATTACAGATGGATTATCGGGACTTGAAATTCAAGTCGGTTATATGGAAAGAATGGATGTACCAAAAATTTTAAAGGAAGCTAATATTGATCCGAAGGTTATGTTCTACGGCGTCGACGACATATATGCAAAACGCCCGTTCTTGAAACTCTTTGCATTTATAAAACGGGTTACTCCAAACTTTGTTCAATTCTTACAATTGCCTTATCAAAAATTGCACGGTGTTATAACAAGAATAGAGCTTTAA
- a CDS encoding cbb3-type cytochrome c oxidase subunit I: MFSTVRYFIKTSIAFLVLGILTGLYMIIARYYFNTWPPPDLVSAHTHIILVGAVMMMIMGVALWFFPRPEKDDKFYKPNLILAAYFIITISTALRFIIQIITSFGQVNDLIKLLLLLSSVGQVLGIIIFFVSIWGRIRSVGSHIREAKGEKF; the protein is encoded by the coding sequence ATGTTCTCAACCGTTAGATACTTTATAAAAACCAGCATAGCATTCCTTGTGTTGGGAATTCTTACCGGTCTTTATATGATCATTGCACGTTATTATTTTAATACATGGCCGCCGCCCGATCTAGTTTCGGCACACACACATATTATCCTTGTCGGGGCGGTGATGATGATGATAATGGGTGTTGCTTTATGGTTCTTTCCACGCCCGGAAAAAGACGACAAATTTTATAAACCAAATTTAATTCTTGCGGCTTATTTCATAATTACTATTTCAACCGCATTAAGATTTATTATTCAGATAATTACTTCGTTCGGACAAGTAAATGACTTAATAAAATTATTGCTTCTACTTTCCTCGGTAGGTCAAGTTCTTGGAATCATAATTTTCTTTGTTTCAATCTGGGGAAGGATAAGATCGGTTGGAAGCCATATAAGAGAAGCGAAAGGCGAAAAGTTTTAA
- a CDS encoding M23 family metallopeptidase, with the protein MKKSKNPILICFLVIMLGCKKENPVEPIPIRTPDWVYGTITQPVPSWGSSTRLQLPALVGQIVLGPGGGIGAFGSHQGGHPEGLDHVWIDIILGIPVRSWADGKVTRIEDMGGEYFITIEYNNGLIGKHMEVKTPLVSVGQQVKAGDPVCYGLTYGAMQSAEFMLNDKNRNDGESAGSSSSYVSPFDYLRTDIRESLEQAYYANVIQPYLSLGKDAGSNHPAEPYLTNQLLFHKYHKNTIAGEWLLKSKWGAGGAPDILTLIDADNQYYKGKKIIAADNGGTGQHVYEGSWTVDNASHQFTFTSNQVTYYGLFELNESGARATLKIEYRTDTFPSSFSSAASLYIERSNIPIVTDAQELGVW; encoded by the coding sequence ATGAAAAAAAGTAAAAATCCAATTTTAATTTGTTTTCTCGTAATTATGTTAGGATGCAAAAAGGAGAATCCCGTTGAACCGATTCCTATTCGTACTCCGGACTGGGTTTACGGAACAATAACACAGCCGGTTCCATCATGGGGATCTTCTACGCGGCTTCAGCTTCCGGCATTAGTTGGTCAGATTGTATTAGGGCCTGGCGGGGGAATAGGCGCATTCGGTTCTCATCAAGGAGGACACCCGGAAGGGCTTGATCATGTGTGGATCGATATTATACTTGGCATTCCCGTGAGGAGTTGGGCTGATGGCAAGGTAACCAGAATAGAAGACATGGGCGGCGAATACTTTATTACTATCGAATATAACAACGGCTTAATCGGAAAACACATGGAGGTAAAAACTCCACTGGTTTCAGTCGGACAGCAAGTTAAAGCCGGCGATCCGGTTTGTTATGGGCTTACTTACGGAGCGATGCAAAGCGCAGAATTTATGTTGAATGATAAAAACCGGAATGACGGAGAATCTGCCGGCTCGAGCAGCTCTTACGTTTCTCCTTTTGATTATTTAAGAACTGATATTAGAGAATCTCTTGAGCAGGCTTATTATGCGAACGTAATTCAACCTTATCTTTCTTTGGGGAAAGATGCAGGAAGCAATCACCCGGCCGAACCGTATCTCACAAATCAATTATTGTTTCATAAATATCACAAAAATACAATTGCAGGTGAATGGCTTCTAAAAAGCAAATGGGGCGCCGGCGGCGCTCCGGATATTCTCACTTTGATTGATGCGGATAACCAATATTACAAAGGGAAAAAAATTATTGCGGCAGATAACGGTGGAACCGGTCAGCATGTTTATGAAGGATCATGGACCGTAGATAATGCCTCGCATCAATTCACGTTCACATCCAACCAAGTAACATATTACGGTTTGTTCGAGTTGAATGAAAGCGGAGCGAGAGCAACTCTTAAAATTGAATATAGAACAGATACGTTCCCCTCATCATTTTCTTCCGCCGCATCACTTTATATTGAGCGAAGCAATATTCCAATAGTGACCGATGCGCAAGAGCTTGGCGTGTGGTAA
- a CDS encoding (4Fe-4S)-binding protein, with amino-acid sequence MKEITKKYTNGEVTVVWKPNICIHSAICFTGLPQVFDPRNRPWINIGAAGTERIVNQVKQCPSGALSFYMNAAEQLNTDTKDDAEIIIEATPNGPLLVYGNLLVKEGNGKEEKKTNVTAFCRCGGSNNKPYCDGTHKMNGFTG; translated from the coding sequence ATGAAAGAGATAACAAAAAAATATACGAACGGTGAAGTAACCGTTGTTTGGAAACCAAATATATGTATTCATTCGGCAATCTGTTTCACCGGGTTGCCGCAAGTTTTCGATCCAAGAAACCGTCCGTGGATTAATATTGGCGCAGCGGGTACAGAAAGAATTGTTAATCAAGTTAAACAATGTCCCTCCGGTGCATTAAGCTTTTATATGAATGCCGCCGAGCAGCTAAACACCGATACAAAAGACGACGCGGAGATTATAATTGAGGCAACTCCAAATGGGCCGCTCCTGGTCTATGGAAATCTTTTAGTAAAAGAGGGCAACGGCAAGGAAGAGAAGAAAACGAATGTGACTGCATTCTGCAGATGCGGAGGCTCAAACAACAAACCATATTGCGACGGCACACATAAAATGAACGGCTTTACCGGATGA
- a CDS encoding glycoside hydrolase family 47 protein translates to MKTKLILIIAFLAVQNFSAHTPFDRLDNSEKIDKAVYAEKVKTEFLHAWNAYKKYAWGHDQLKPLSKSYRDWYGEGQSLLMTPVDAFDTMVLMGLKKESEEAKQLIFDKLSFDKNLFVQNFEVTIRLLGGLLSAYQLDGDKRFLDLAEDLGKRLLPVFNSPTGMPYINVNLKTGETKGKINNPAEIGTLTLEFGTLSKLTGNQIYFEKAKKAVVELFNRRSKIGLVGTTIDVETGEWKNTSSHISGMIDSYYEYLLKAWKLFGDKDFKIMYEKSIAAVNKYLADKTETGLWYCQADMNTGKQISQNYGALDAFLPAVLVLGGDLKHAVQLQESIYKMWMMNGIEPEEFDYKTNKVTYPNYVLRPEAIESAFYLYQFTKDEKYLQMGKTFFDSIVKYCRIDDGYAALKSVVTKEKSDQMESFFFAETLKYCYLFFAPDGTIDLSKIVFNTEAHPLRNIWK, encoded by the coding sequence ATGAAAACAAAATTAATTCTCATCATTGCTTTTTTAGCTGTTCAAAATTTTTCCGCCCATACTCCTTTTGATCGCTTGGATAATTCAGAAAAAATAGACAAAGCCGTTTATGCAGAAAAAGTTAAAACCGAATTCCTTCATGCATGGAATGCGTATAAAAAATATGCATGGGGACACGACCAGTTAAAACCTCTCAGCAAAAGTTACCGCGACTGGTACGGCGAAGGTCAATCCTTGTTAATGACTCCGGTTGACGCATTTGATACAATGGTATTAATGGGTTTGAAGAAAGAATCCGAAGAAGCCAAACAACTTATTTTTGACAAACTTTCATTCGATAAAAATCTTTTCGTACAAAATTTTGAAGTTACAATCAGACTTCTCGGCGGATTGCTTTCCGCATATCAACTTGACGGCGATAAAAGATTTTTAGATTTAGCAGAAGATCTCGGCAAACGTTTGCTTCCTGTATTTAATTCACCCACCGGAATGCCTTACATAAATGTCAATCTCAAAACCGGCGAGACTAAGGGAAAGATTAACAATCCGGCTGAAATAGGAACGCTGACTTTAGAGTTCGGAACATTGAGCAAATTAACCGGAAACCAAATCTATTTTGAAAAAGCAAAAAAAGCAGTTGTCGAATTATTTAACCGGAGATCTAAAATTGGATTAGTCGGAACTACGATTGATGTTGAAACGGGCGAATGGAAAAATACTTCAAGCCATATCAGCGGAATGATTGATTCGTATTATGAATATCTGCTGAAAGCATGGAAGCTTTTTGGCGATAAGGATTTTAAAATTATGTACGAGAAAAGCATTGCCGCGGTAAATAAATACTTAGCCGACAAAACCGAAACCGGTTTATGGTATTGTCAGGCTGATATGAATACCGGAAAACAAATTTCTCAAAACTACGGTGCGCTCGATGCTTTTCTTCCAGCTGTTTTAGTTTTAGGTGGTGATTTAAAACATGCCGTCCAATTGCAAGAATCAATTTATAAAATGTGGATGATGAACGGAATTGAACCTGAAGAATTTGATTACAAGACCAACAAAGTAACTTACCCTAATTATGTTCTGCGGCCGGAGGCAATTGAATCTGCTTTTTATCTATATCAATTTACAAAAGACGAGAAATATCTTCAGATGGGAAAAACATTTTTTGATAGTATTGTTAAATACTGCAGAATCGACGACGGTTACGCTGCGCTTAAAAGTGTAGTTACAAAAGAGAAAAGCGATCAGATGGAAAGCTTCTTCTTTGCCGAGACTCTAAAATATTGTTACCTCTTTTTTGCCCCGGATGGAACTATTGACTTAAGTAAAATTGTTTTTAACACAGAAGCGCATCCATTGAGAAATATTTGGAAATAG
- a CDS encoding SDR family oxidoreductase, with amino-acid sequence MMKNKIVLITGSTDGIGKQTAIELALLGAHVIVHGRNKTRVEKTVEELKIENDALRIDGFTFDLSSLHQVKQFSDTIKNQFDHVDVLINNAGVYLKNKTLSDDGFEMTFAVNHLSHFLLTNELLPLLKRSNEGRIIHVSSMAHQNAKLDWNNLNSEKYYDGYGVYSLSKLANIIFSKELSERLNGSNVTSNSLHPGVITTKLLAAGFNISGSSVKRGAENSVFLASAREVKNTTGKYFVDKKISRYNSIVDDESVRKKIWEISSEMTGIN; translated from the coding sequence ATGATGAAAAATAAAATTGTTCTGATTACCGGTTCCACGGATGGAATTGGAAAGCAGACTGCAATAGAATTGGCATTACTCGGTGCGCATGTTATTGTTCACGGTAGAAATAAAACCCGCGTTGAAAAAACTGTTGAAGAATTGAAAATAGAGAATGACGCTCTTAGAATTGACGGATTCACTTTCGACTTATCATCACTTCACCAGGTAAAGCAATTTTCCGACACAATAAAAAATCAATTCGATCACGTTGATGTATTAATTAATAATGCCGGTGTTTATTTAAAGAATAAAACGTTGAGTGATGACGGGTTCGAAATGACTTTTGCGGTGAATCATCTTTCTCATTTTCTGCTTACAAATGAATTGCTTCCGCTGCTCAAGAGAAGTAATGAGGGAAGAATTATTCATGTGAGTTCGATGGCTCATCAGAATGCAAAACTTGATTGGAATAATCTTAATTCTGAAAAATATTATGATGGTTACGGAGTTTATTCTCTTTCCAAGCTTGCCAACATTATTTTTTCAAAAGAGCTTTCGGAAAGATTAAACGGCTCAAATGTAACATCAAATTCACTTCACCCCGGAGTTATAACAACCAAACTGCTGGCAGCGGGCTTTAACATAAGCGGTTCTTCTGTTAAAAGGGGGGCGGAAAATTCTGTCTTTCTGGCATCAGCTCGCGAAGTAAAAAATACAACCGGAAAATATTTTGTCGATAAAAAAATATCACGTTATAATTCGATTGTTGATGATGAATCTGTGCGGAAAAAAATTTGGGAAATCAGCAGCGAAATGACTGGAATTAATTAA
- a CDS encoding glycoside hydrolase family 125 protein — translation MSSRRDFIKKGGLALAGIAITKDLTAREVTIPSNSFFSSNNFISKRPEQSQRKFISDSVEAKIAEVKNDIADPELAWLFENCYPNTLDTTVTHKIINGKPDTFVITGDINAMWLRDSTAQVWPYLPLTLDDKKLRDLIAGVINRQTKCILIDPYANAFNDGPKGSYWDSDETEMKPELHERKWEIDSLCYPVRLAYGYWKTTGDTSLFDEDWKSAMKLILKTFKEQQRKENLGPYKFGRKTSWQLDTLAGGGSGNPVKPVGLICSMFRPSDDATTFPFLVPSNFFAVKTLRQLTELFDEVIQDKNTAFEFMMLGDEIEEALQKYALAEHLDFGKIFPYEVDGFGNKLFMDDANVPSLLSLPYLDAVDLNDEFYQNTRKFLFSENNPYFFKGKAGEGIGGPHAGFGKIWNLSIIMRGLTSKNENEILDCLKTLKSTHANTGFMHESFDKDDSSKFSRSWFAWANTLFGELIINVHSKMPQLLKTKF, via the coding sequence ATGTCATCGCGAAGAGATTTTATTAAGAAGGGCGGACTAGCGCTTGCTGGAATTGCAATCACAAAAGATTTAACTGCACGTGAAGTAACAATTCCATCAAATTCGTTTTTTTCCTCAAATAATTTTATAAGTAAACGTCCAGAACAAAGCCAGCGGAAATTCATAAGCGATTCTGTGGAAGCGAAAATTGCGGAAGTAAAAAATGATATTGCCGATCCGGAACTCGCTTGGCTTTTCGAAAATTGCTATCCCAACACACTCGATACTACTGTTACACATAAAATCATAAACGGCAAACCGGATACTTTTGTTATTACCGGCGACATTAACGCAATGTGGCTGCGCGATTCAACGGCACAAGTTTGGCCCTATCTTCCACTGACGTTGGATGACAAGAAATTACGCGATTTGATTGCCGGAGTAATCAACCGGCAGACAAAGTGTATTCTCATTGATCCATACGCGAATGCATTCAACGACGGTCCAAAAGGAAGTTACTGGGATTCAGATGAAACGGAAATGAAACCGGAACTTCACGAACGGAAATGGGAGATTGATTCGTTGTGTTACCCAGTCCGCTTAGCTTACGGATATTGGAAAACAACCGGAGATACTTCTTTATTCGATGAAGATTGGAAGAGTGCCATGAAACTGATCCTCAAAACATTTAAAGAGCAGCAGCGTAAAGAAAATTTAGGGCCTTATAAATTCGGTAGAAAAACTTCATGGCAGCTCGATACACTCGCCGGCGGCGGCTCTGGTAATCCGGTTAAGCCGGTTGGATTGATCTGCTCAATGTTCCGTCCTTCCGATGACGCGACGACATTTCCATTTTTAGTTCCGTCAAACTTCTTTGCGGTCAAAACTTTAAGACAACTAACAGAATTATTCGACGAAGTTATTCAAGATAAAAACACTGCGTTTGAATTTATGATGCTTGGTGATGAAATTGAGGAAGCTCTTCAAAAATATGCTTTGGCGGAACATTTAGATTTTGGAAAAATATTTCCTTATGAAGTTGACGGCTTCGGCAATAAACTTTTTATGGATGACGCAAACGTTCCAAGTTTATTATCTCTTCCCTATTTAGATGCAGTTGATCTGAATGACGAGTTCTATCAGAATACAAGAAAATTTTTGTTCAGCGAGAATAATCCATACTTCTTCAAAGGAAAAGCAGGAGAAGGAATTGGAGGACCGCATGCCGGATTCGGCAAAATATGGAACTTGAGTATTATCATGCGCGGATTGACGAGCAAAAACGAAAATGAAATTTTAGATTGTCTTAAGACATTGAAATCTACACATGCCAATACAGGTTTCATGCACGAATCATTCGACAAAGACGATTCTTCAAAATTCTCCCGCTCATGGTTTGCATGGGCTAATACATTGTTCGGCGAGTTAATTATTAACGTGCATTCTAAGATGCCGCAATTGTTGAAAACAAAATTTTAA
- a CDS encoding glycoside hydrolase family 97 protein, translated as MAKIVKTKLGLILFFLIIASSLNAKEIILNSPDKKLEMRINVTDVIRYSVYKNGQVIIQPSQISLTLADNLVLGANVKLKDEKWRTVNDVLKPVVRQKFETIVDNFNELTLSFDGNYFLIFRMYNDGAAYRFRTNFKNDITVYSERAEFNFGKNYKIFFPEEKSFYSHSEREYLNIPISQITPKRFCSLPALVQLESNIKVAITEADLEDYCGMYLTGSENNSEMLIGIFPEYPEKDSVTSDRDLVVTKRAGYLAKTKGNRNFPWRVIMVSEKDGDLIESTIVYKLAKPEDKNLDFSWVKPGKVAWDWWNANNIYNVDFRAGINTQTYKYYIDFASKFGIEYIILDEGWYKLGNLLQVEPDMNIEELVQYGKQKNLGVILWMSWLTLNNQLEDAMNQIVKWGAAGIKVDFMQRDDQWMVNYYYKIAAEAAKRKLLVDFHGAYKPTGLYRTFPNVVTSEGVRGLEQSKWSDYANPLMAVTIPFIRMFAGPVDYTPGAMINGTKNNFKPIFNQPMSQGTRCQQLAMYVIYESPLQMLADNPTNYYKEPECMEFLSAVPVQWDDTKILDAKVSEYVLAARRNGEKWFLGAMTNWTPRDLTIDFSFMLDGEYKITIWKDGINADRNADDYKKISQKVNKNTKLDIHLAPGGGWVGIISK; from the coding sequence ATGGCAAAGATTGTTAAAACCAAACTCGGTCTCATTTTATTCTTTTTAATTATTGCATCCTCTCTAAATGCAAAAGAGATTATTCTTAATTCTCCCGACAAAAAATTGGAAATGCGAATCAATGTTACCGATGTGATAAGATATTCCGTGTACAAAAACGGTCAAGTTATTATTCAACCTTCTCAAATCTCTTTAACGCTTGCCGATAACCTCGTACTCGGTGCGAATGTTAAACTTAAGGACGAGAAATGGAGAACCGTTAATGATGTTCTGAAACCGGTTGTCAGGCAGAAGTTCGAAACTATAGTCGATAATTTTAATGAGTTGACACTTTCCTTCGATGGGAATTATTTTTTGATATTTCGCATGTATAATGATGGAGCGGCATACCGATTCCGGACAAATTTTAAAAATGATATTACAGTATACAGTGAACGGGCGGAGTTCAATTTCGGAAAAAATTATAAAATATTTTTCCCGGAAGAAAAAAGTTTTTATTCTCATTCGGAGCGGGAGTATTTAAATATTCCAATCAGCCAGATTACGCCAAAACGTTTTTGTTCTTTGCCGGCTCTTGTTCAACTTGAGAGCAATATTAAAGTCGCAATCACTGAAGCCGATCTTGAAGATTATTGCGGAATGTATTTGACCGGCTCTGAAAATAATTCTGAAATGTTGATCGGAATTTTCCCGGAATATCCCGAAAAAGATTCCGTTACGAGCGATAGAGATCTAGTTGTAACAAAGCGTGCCGGTTATTTAGCAAAAACAAAAGGTAATAGAAATTTTCCGTGGCGCGTAATTATGGTTTCCGAAAAAGACGGCGATCTAATTGAAAGCACAATTGTTTACAAACTTGCAAAACCGGAAGATAAGAATCTTGACTTCTCATGGGTAAAGCCGGGCAAGGTTGCATGGGATTGGTGGAACGCAAACAATATTTATAATGTGGATTTCCGTGCCGGCATCAATACACAGACTTATAAATATTACATCGATTTCGCTTCGAAGTTTGGAATTGAATATATAATTCTTGACGAGGGATGGTACAAACTTGGTAATTTACTTCAAGTGGAGCCCGATATGAATATTGAAGAACTGGTTCAATATGGTAAGCAGAAAAATCTCGGTGTAATCTTATGGATGTCGTGGCTTACACTCAACAACCAGCTTGAAGATGCAATGAATCAAATTGTTAAATGGGGCGCTGCTGGAATAAAAGTAGATTTCATGCAGCGTGACGATCAATGGATGGTAAATTATTATTATAAGATTGCAGCAGAAGCGGCGAAAAGAAAATTACTGGTTGATTTCCACGGCGCATATAAACCTACCGGACTGTATAGAACATTTCCAAATGTTGTAACAAGCGAAGGAGTACGCGGACTCGAACAAAGCAAGTGGAGTGATTATGCCAATCCATTAATGGCTGTTACAATTCCCTTTATTCGAATGTTTGCCGGACCGGTTGATTACACTCCCGGTGCAATGATAAACGGAACAAAGAATAATTTTAAACCGATTTTCAATCAACCGATGAGTCAAGGCACGCGCTGCCAGCAGCTTGCAATGTATGTAATTTATGAAAGTCCATTACAGATGCTCGCAGACAATCCAACAAATTATTATAAAGAGCCGGAGTGTATGGAATTTCTTTCTGCCGTACCTGTTCAATGGGATGACACAAAAATTCTTGATGCGAAAGTAAGTGAGTATGTTTTGGCAGCAAGAAGGAATGGAGAAAAATGGTTTCTCGGCGCAATGACTAATTGGACACCTCGCGATTTAACAATTGATTTTTCATTCATGCTTGATGGTGAATATAAAATTACAATCTGGAAAGACGGTATCAATGCGGATAGAAATGCGGATGATTACAAAAAGATTTCTCAAAAGGTAAACAAGAATACAAAATTAGATATTCATCTTGCACCTGGTGGCGGATGGGTTGGGATTATAAGTAAATAA